Proteins co-encoded in one Lates calcarifer isolate ASB-BC8 linkage group LG17, TLL_Latcal_v3, whole genome shotgun sequence genomic window:
- the ahsg1 gene encoding alpha-2-HS-glycoprotein 1 isoform X1, translating into MKRVLVLVLLSSAVLLCSCFPGFESVTCSEDSGNATAHLAMHHINEHHDHGYKFRLNEIQGNKVEKVGEGCDVTLQLDLLETVCHTVNPKNFEDCEIREEINQQVMANCTVMVTVGTGDAKITKYECDTQQVKSNVEMIRICPDCPILIPLNSPEGLKSVNEAVKEFNKNNSNQHYYTLQEVGRIRSGYMMMAGMSYYAEFALVETNCPMGSRIIPEACKPLCPDRARHAFCRSSYSSGNGLHSVECEFYPPLNTTALGPGEQEPICRHSPIPYGRPPYASGEGHPPHAGDGGHPPHAGDGGHPPHARGKGHSPHAGSGGPPPHAGSGGPPPHAGRERVHPLQPFHPCHGFLTNSNPALHPICPWPHPGPRPNPKPSQS; encoded by the exons ATGAAGAGAGTACTTGTCCTGGTGCTGCTGTCCTCAGCAGTGCTGCTTTGCAGCTGCTTTCCAGGTTTTGAGTCAGTAACATGCAGTGAGGATAGTGGTAATGCAACGGCACATCTGGCAATGCATCACATCAACGAGCACCATGACCATGGCTACAAGTTCCGACTCAATGAGATCCAGGGTAACAAAGTGGAAAAG GTTGGCGAAGGCTGTGATGTTACATTACAGTTGGACCTTCTGGAGACAGTGTGTCACACTGTCAACCCTAAAAACTTTGAAGACTGTGAGATCCGCGAAGAGATTAACCAG cAAGTGATGGCCAACTGCACTGTTATGGTGACTGTAGGAACTGGTGATGCCAAAATCACGAAATATGAGTGTGACACACAACAAG taaaaTCTAATGTGGAGATGATCAGAATCTGCCCCGACTGTCCCATATTGATCCCACTCAACAGCCCAGAAGGTCTCAAGTCTGTTAATGAAGCTGTGAAAGAATTCAACAAGAACAACAGTAACCAGCACTACTACACCCTGCAGGAAGTGGGACGCATAAGATCTGGG TACATGATGATGGCAGGGATGAGCTACTATGCTGAGTTTGCCCTTGTGGAGACTAATTGCCCAATGGGATCCAGAATCATCCCTGAGGCATGTAAACCCCTGTGCCCTGACAGAGCT CGTCATGCTTTCTGTCGTTCATCTTATTCAAGTGGAAATGGGCTCCATTCTGTTGAATGTGAATTTTATCCTCCATTG AACACCACTGCCCTTGGCCCTGGTGAGCAGGAGCCCATATGTAGGCACTCTCCCATTCCCTATGGCCGACCTCCCTATGCCAGTGGTGAAGGACATCCTCCCCATGCCGGCGATGGAGGACATCCTCCCCATG CCGGCGATGGAGGACATCCTCCCCATGCCCGTGGTAAAGGACATTCTCCCCATGC AGGCAGTGGAGGACCTCCTCCTCATGCAGGCAGTGGAGGACCTCCTCCTCATGCCGGTCGAGAGAGAGTGCACCCCCTCCAACCCTTCCATCCCTGCCATGGATTCCTGACCAATTCTAACCCAGCTCTCCACCCTATTTGCCCCTGGCCTCATCCTGGACCCCGTCCCAACCCAAAACCGAGCCAGTCCTGA
- the ahsg1 gene encoding alpha-2-HS-glycoprotein 1 isoform X3 → MKRVLVLVLLSSAVLLCSCFPGFESVTCSEDSGNATAHLAMHHINEHHDHGYKFRLNEIQGNKVEKVGEGCDVTLQLDLLETVCHTVNPKNFEDCEIREEINQQVMANCTVMVTVGTGDAKITKYECDTQQVKSNVEMIRICPDCPILIPLNSPEGLKSVNEAVKEFNKNNSNQHYYTLQEVGRIRSGYMMMAGMSYYAEFALVETNCPMGSRIIPEACKPLCPDRARHAFCRSSYSSGNGLHSVECEFYPPLNTTALGPGEQEPICRHSPIPYGRPPYASGEGHPPHAGDGGHPPHAGDGGHPPHARGKGHSPHAAMEDILPMPAMEDFLSVRQSKTVCIGNPEILDYWKTRYIQ, encoded by the exons ATGAAGAGAGTACTTGTCCTGGTGCTGCTGTCCTCAGCAGTGCTGCTTTGCAGCTGCTTTCCAGGTTTTGAGTCAGTAACATGCAGTGAGGATAGTGGTAATGCAACGGCACATCTGGCAATGCATCACATCAACGAGCACCATGACCATGGCTACAAGTTCCGACTCAATGAGATCCAGGGTAACAAAGTGGAAAAG GTTGGCGAAGGCTGTGATGTTACATTACAGTTGGACCTTCTGGAGACAGTGTGTCACACTGTCAACCCTAAAAACTTTGAAGACTGTGAGATCCGCGAAGAGATTAACCAG cAAGTGATGGCCAACTGCACTGTTATGGTGACTGTAGGAACTGGTGATGCCAAAATCACGAAATATGAGTGTGACACACAACAAG taaaaTCTAATGTGGAGATGATCAGAATCTGCCCCGACTGTCCCATATTGATCCCACTCAACAGCCCAGAAGGTCTCAAGTCTGTTAATGAAGCTGTGAAAGAATTCAACAAGAACAACAGTAACCAGCACTACTACACCCTGCAGGAAGTGGGACGCATAAGATCTGGG TACATGATGATGGCAGGGATGAGCTACTATGCTGAGTTTGCCCTTGTGGAGACTAATTGCCCAATGGGATCCAGAATCATCCCTGAGGCATGTAAACCCCTGTGCCCTGACAGAGCT CGTCATGCTTTCTGTCGTTCATCTTATTCAAGTGGAAATGGGCTCCATTCTGTTGAATGTGAATTTTATCCTCCATTG AACACCACTGCCCTTGGCCCTGGTGAGCAGGAGCCCATATGTAGGCACTCTCCCATTCCCTATGGCCGACCTCCCTATGCCAGTGGTGAAGGACATCCTCCCCATGCCGGCGATGGAGGACATCCTCCCCATG CCGGCGATGGAGGACATCCTCCCCATGCCCGTGGTAAAGGACATTCTCCCCATGCGGCGATGGAGGACATCCTCCCCATGCCGGCG
- the ahsg1 gene encoding alpha-2-HS-glycoprotein 1 isoform X2 yields MKRVLVLVLLSSAVLLCSCFPGFESVTCSEDSGNATAHLAMHHINEHHDHGYKFRLNEIQGNKVEKVGEGCDVTLQLDLLETVCHTVNPKNFEDCEIREEINQQVMANCTVMVTVGTGDAKITKYECDTQQVKSNVEMIRICPDCPILIPLNSPEGLKSVNEAVKEFNKNNSNQHYYTLQEVGRIRSGYMMMAGMSYYAEFALVETNCPMGSRIIPEACKPLCPDRARHAFCRSSYSSGNGLHSVECEFYPPLNTTALGPGEQEPICRHSPIPYGRPPYASGEGHPPHAGDGGHPPHAGDGGHPPHARSGGPPPHAGSGGPPPHAGRERVHPLQPFHPCHGFLTNSNPALHPICPWPHPGPRPNPKPSQS; encoded by the exons ATGAAGAGAGTACTTGTCCTGGTGCTGCTGTCCTCAGCAGTGCTGCTTTGCAGCTGCTTTCCAGGTTTTGAGTCAGTAACATGCAGTGAGGATAGTGGTAATGCAACGGCACATCTGGCAATGCATCACATCAACGAGCACCATGACCATGGCTACAAGTTCCGACTCAATGAGATCCAGGGTAACAAAGTGGAAAAG GTTGGCGAAGGCTGTGATGTTACATTACAGTTGGACCTTCTGGAGACAGTGTGTCACACTGTCAACCCTAAAAACTTTGAAGACTGTGAGATCCGCGAAGAGATTAACCAG cAAGTGATGGCCAACTGCACTGTTATGGTGACTGTAGGAACTGGTGATGCCAAAATCACGAAATATGAGTGTGACACACAACAAG taaaaTCTAATGTGGAGATGATCAGAATCTGCCCCGACTGTCCCATATTGATCCCACTCAACAGCCCAGAAGGTCTCAAGTCTGTTAATGAAGCTGTGAAAGAATTCAACAAGAACAACAGTAACCAGCACTACTACACCCTGCAGGAAGTGGGACGCATAAGATCTGGG TACATGATGATGGCAGGGATGAGCTACTATGCTGAGTTTGCCCTTGTGGAGACTAATTGCCCAATGGGATCCAGAATCATCCCTGAGGCATGTAAACCCCTGTGCCCTGACAGAGCT CGTCATGCTTTCTGTCGTTCATCTTATTCAAGTGGAAATGGGCTCCATTCTGTTGAATGTGAATTTTATCCTCCATTG AACACCACTGCCCTTGGCCCTGGTGAGCAGGAGCCCATATGTAGGCACTCTCCCATTCCCTATGGCCGACCTCCCTATGCCAGTGGTGAAGGACATCCTCCCCATGCCGGCGATGGAGGACATCCTCCCCATG CCGGCGATGGAGGACATCCTCCCCATGCCC GCAGTGGAGGACCTCCTCCTCATGCAGGCAGTGGAGGACCTCCTCCTCATGCCGGTCGAGAGAGAGTGCACCCCCTCCAACCCTTCCATCCCTGCCATGGATTCCTGACCAATTCTAACCCAGCTCTCCACCCTATTTGCCCCTGGCCTCATCCTGGACCCCGTCCCAACCCAAAACCGAGCCAGTCCTGA